The nucleotide sequence GAGGTCAATAACTTACTCGTTCACTCATTCGCTCTTGCACGCTTTATTATTTAACAATATCAAGCAATTCAACATCAAATACCAGGGTTGAACCAGGTTTGATTTCGGCGCCCGCACCACGATCGCCATAAGCAAGCTCGGCGGGGATGTATAATTTCCATTTTGAACCAACCGGCATCAGTTGCAGCGCTTCGGTCCAGCCCCGGATTACTTCGCCAACGCCGAATTCAGCAGGCTGTCCGCGTTCAACCGAGCTGTCGAACACTTTCCCATCCAGCAATCGACCGGTATAATGTACCTTAACCCGATCCGTAGCCGTTGGTTTAGCACCCGTGCCCTCTTTCTCAATAGAATATTGCAGACCGCTGGCAGTAGTAGTGACGCCCGACTTGGTTTTATTTTCGGCTAGGAAAGCTTCACCAATTTTTTTGTTCTCAGCCGACGCTTTCAGATTCTCGGCATTATGGATAGCGTATTGCTTCTGCGCGTAAGCATTCAGAATCTGACCGGCCTGCTCCTGCGACAACTGCGTTTTGCCGCCTTTGAGCGCATCTTCGATACCACGGCTTAGCAGGGTACTGTTCAAGTCGGTCATTCCCTGCTGTTTCAGGTTCTGGGCCATGTACAGGCCAATCGAGTAACTAATCGAATCCAGCGAAGAAGTAAGGGTCGCGCCAGCGGTAGATTTGGCCGTTGCTGCCGGTTTAGCCCCCGTAACGGGCTTCTTAGCGGCAGGCTTTTTGACTTGAGCGTTGGCAGAACCAGCTACAAAAACAGCCGATACTATGCCGGCCAACATCCATTGGTTGAACTTCATGAAACAAAAAAACGGAGTGTATGTACTAAAACCTATTTCGTTAATAAAACGTGAAATAGTAGTAGAAAAGTTTGGTTAATGCTGCTTTCTGTAAAATTTTGCTTTAGCCGGACGGGCCATCCGGAAATGGGCAAGATCTGTAAGGAGCAGCCTATAAAACTAACCAGAACGGCGTATTATTGCTAATCGCATCTGAGCAAGGCCGGAAAAATGGGACGAACGGTTCCAGGATTCTGCCAGCGGCCATACTTAACAGATAGCTGGTATTGGAAAAGTCTAACATTCAGCCGTTACTTTCGCCGTAGTACGCGTTTTTATTAAATTTTAGTCGTACCTTTGCGGCCGAAAAATCAATCTCAAAATTTCATTATACACATATGGAATCCGTAAGACC is from Spirosoma taeanense and encodes:
- a CDS encoding FKBP-type peptidyl-prolyl cis-trans isomerase codes for the protein MKFNQWMLAGIVSAVFVAGSANAQVKKPAAKKPVTGAKPAATAKSTAGATLTSSLDSISYSIGLYMAQNLKQQGMTDLNSTLLSRGIEDALKGGKTQLSQEQAGQILNAYAQKQYAIHNAENLKASAENKKIGEAFLAENKTKSGVTTTASGLQYSIEKEGTGAKPTATDRVKVHYTGRLLDGKVFDSSVERGQPAEFGVGEVIRGWTEALQLMPVGSKWKLYIPAELAYGDRGAGAEIKPGSTLVFDVELLDIVK